One window from the genome of Streptomyces sp. NBC_00708 encodes:
- a CDS encoding ABC transporter permease subunit, whose translation MAVAVARSRRGLKRIVVGRAHSGPRGASRFVPGLLVLGIPLLLALAGPLFAGDAGPRGTSLTTGAGHVLGTDFTGRDVLREVLLGGRSVVTVAVAATALTYAVALPVGFVCALTRRAWLEEVLMRPLDVLLAVPSLLVVLLVATAVRPGPAGLAAVVALVAIPDAARIVRAAGAEAASRPAVEALRMQGESWARLALGYVGRSVGRTLAADVGVRLTGAVYLVATAAFLGVGVAPDASDWAVMVDRNRTGLSVQPWAAVVPALLIVALTLGGNLLVDAALTRPHRTEKKR comes from the coding sequence ATGGCCGTCGCCGTGGCCCGCTCCCGGCGCGGGCTGAAGAGAATCGTCGTCGGCCGCGCGCACTCCGGCCCGCGGGGCGCGTCGCGCTTCGTCCCCGGTCTCCTGGTCCTCGGCATACCCCTGCTGCTCGCCCTGGCCGGGCCGCTGTTCGCCGGGGACGCGGGACCGCGCGGCACCTCACTGACCACCGGAGCCGGTCACGTACTCGGCACCGACTTCACCGGCCGCGATGTACTGCGGGAAGTGCTCCTCGGGGGACGGTCCGTCGTGACCGTGGCCGTCGCGGCCACGGCCTTGACCTACGCGGTGGCGCTGCCCGTCGGCTTCGTCTGCGCCCTCACCCGCCGGGCCTGGCTGGAGGAGGTGCTGATGCGCCCGCTGGACGTCCTGCTCGCCGTGCCGTCGCTCCTCGTCGTCCTGCTGGTGGCCACCGCCGTACGGCCGGGCCCGGCCGGCCTCGCGGCCGTGGTCGCCCTCGTCGCGATCCCGGACGCGGCCAGGATCGTACGCGCCGCCGGAGCGGAGGCCGCGTCGCGCCCCGCCGTCGAGGCCCTGCGCATGCAGGGCGAGAGCTGGGCGCGGCTGGCCCTCGGCTATGTCGGACGGTCGGTGGGCCGCACCCTCGCCGCGGACGTCGGCGTACGCCTGACCGGCGCGGTCTACCTCGTGGCCACCGCTGCCTTCCTCGGCGTGGGTGTGGCACCGGACGCCTCCGACTGGGCGGTGATGGTGGACCGCAACCGCACCGGACTGTCCGTTCAGCCCTGGGCCGCGGTGGTGCCCGCCCTGCTGATCGTCGCACTCACCCTGGGCGGCAACCTGCTCGTCGACGCCGCGCTCACCCGCCCGCACCGCACGGAGAAGAAACGATGA
- a CDS encoding ATP-binding cassette domain-containing protein encodes MNTLSRTAATSAREPVAVIEGLRVETGGRAVLDGVDLRLLPGRITALTGASGSGKTTTGRALLGEYPPGARVTGSVRVPQGLIGYVPQHPAAVLNPARRIGALLLDIARDRVRHLPRSRRRAAARERVLDALARVRLPADGRLLRRFPHQLSGGQQQRVVLAQVLLLGARVVVADEPTTGQDPLTKRGVVDLLADAARQGIAVLLLSHDPGVVRALADEVVVLHDGRVRDPGPADTPGRTPLGGAGRDKVVLDVRGMDARHGRTPVLDRVSLTVHAGECLAVVGRSGSGKTTLARCLSGLHPRHAGEVLLDGESLPAGLRDRSRTQVAGVQYVFQDAKAAFDEYRPVLGQVARTAVRLRGAAPAVARHEALALLDALGLPETKATRLPAHLSGGELQRAALARAVLARPRVLVCDEITAGLDPPARDAVLSLLGGLLRSGRIDALVLITHDLGTAALADRIAVMDRGRVLETGAAGRVLGSPEHPFTRELVAADGSFAVPGG; translated from the coding sequence ATGAACACGCTTTCACGCACCGCCGCGACCTCCGCACGGGAGCCGGTCGCCGTGATCGAGGGGCTACGGGTGGAGACCGGCGGACGCGCCGTCCTCGACGGTGTGGACCTGCGCCTCCTGCCCGGCCGGATCACCGCGCTGACGGGCGCCTCGGGCAGCGGCAAGACGACCACCGGGCGTGCCCTGCTCGGCGAGTACCCGCCCGGAGCGCGCGTGACGGGCAGCGTACGGGTGCCGCAGGGCCTGATCGGATACGTACCGCAGCACCCGGCAGCCGTGCTCAACCCGGCCCGCCGCATCGGCGCGTTGCTCCTGGACATCGCCCGCGACCGGGTGCGGCACCTGCCGCGCTCCCGGCGCCGGGCGGCGGCGCGGGAACGGGTGCTCGACGCGCTCGCCCGCGTCCGGCTGCCGGCGGACGGCCGGCTGCTGCGCCGCTTCCCGCACCAGCTCTCCGGGGGCCAGCAGCAGCGCGTGGTGCTCGCCCAGGTACTGCTGCTCGGCGCCCGCGTCGTCGTCGCGGACGAACCGACCACCGGACAGGACCCGCTGACGAAGCGGGGGGTCGTGGACCTGCTGGCCGATGCGGCCCGGCAGGGGATCGCCGTACTCCTGCTCAGCCATGACCCGGGCGTCGTCCGCGCGCTGGCCGACGAGGTGGTCGTCCTGCACGACGGCCGGGTGCGGGATCCGGGGCCGGCGGACACGCCCGGCCGGACCCCGCTGGGCGGTGCGGGGCGGGACAAGGTGGTGCTCGACGTGCGCGGGATGGACGCGCGACACGGCCGGACGCCGGTGCTCGACCGCGTCTCGCTCACCGTCCACGCCGGTGAATGCCTCGCCGTCGTGGGCCGGTCCGGGAGCGGCAAGACGACCCTGGCCCGCTGCCTGAGCGGTCTGCACCCTCGCCACGCCGGCGAGGTGCTGCTCGACGGTGAGTCCCTGCCGGCCGGTCTGCGCGACCGCTCCCGGACCCAGGTGGCCGGTGTGCAGTACGTCTTCCAGGACGCGAAGGCGGCCTTCGACGAGTACCGCCCCGTGCTCGGCCAGGTCGCGCGGACAGCGGTACGCCTGCGCGGGGCGGCCCCGGCCGTGGCGAGGCACGAGGCGCTCGCACTGCTGGATGCCCTGGGGCTCCCGGAGACGAAGGCGACGCGGCTGCCCGCGCACCTGTCCGGCGGCGAACTCCAGCGGGCGGCGCTCGCCCGCGCGGTCCTCGCCCGTCCCCGGGTCCTGGTGTGCGACGAGATCACGGCGGGCCTCGATCCGCCGGCCCGGGACGCGGTTCTCTCCCTGCTCGGCGGGCTGCTGCGCTCCGGCCGCATCGACGCGCTGGTCCTGATCACCCATGACCTGGGCACCGCAGCCCTGGCGGACCGGATCGCGGTGATGGACCGCGGCAGGGTGCTGGAGACGGGGGCGGCGGGCCGGGTACTGGGCTCGCCGGAGCACCCGTTCACGAGGGAACTCGTGGCGGCGGACGGGTCGTTCGCTGTGCCCGGGGGCTGA